A stretch of Acidobacteriota bacterium DNA encodes these proteins:
- the buk gene encoding butyrate kinase has translation MFEIEAYLDQQITALQKGRPTALFVDATDPRVLEAALHLTRFIRPVFCAPETVVRETIQRELGHVDPDRVAYGLSESTFIDPEHPAGLPVETPDDHGRVDPTAVPAAAALGIRAVRLGHADMLVGGASLTPREFLRPALAELAARDVTAEIALFVLPDEHPMDIYPGNVVVLGDVGVNDQPTPEELAALAVEICAEARELLPEDPWPFIRGAIISYSHKGSDDGPSPETVRRAMEIVPEILRDRAKEDPRLASIRIEWEAKINVVLSPRSAACYGRDAEWRGGVNALILPNLDMGNVLANLYSIRFPTAHKLSVVVGTDQRLVNLCMDCTTEDVRLSVKAAVLRLFQSGEWEITPKDTFFPRHRILAINPGSTSTKISVYEGETEAFTVELQHSAEELAPFEGQSITAQYAFRKEVILKALQENGFTLDDIAAVSARGGLIRPVPHGTLRVNPAMLEDLASGIGGEHASNLGAPIAAELVGQTGKPAFIVDPVVVDEVPERYRITGFKCIRRKVVSHALNQIASARRYAEENETFYERLNLIVAHMGGGITVGAHKKGHYIDVNNGLDGEGPFTPQRSGSLPVGQLIDLCFSGTYSKADLKKLNKGRGGLIDLLGTADLREVERRVAEGDAEAGAVFEAMAYQIAKWATCLLPAFDGEPVDRIILTGGMARCKPLVAKITKYVAAVGCGVTVYPGENEMHALAKGALRVLTGKEDARVYGA, from the coding sequence ATGTTCGAGATCGAAGCCTACCTGGACCAGCAGATTACGGCGTTGCAGAAGGGCCGCCCCACGGCGCTCTTCGTGGACGCCACCGACCCGAGGGTCCTGGAAGCCGCCCTGCACCTGACCCGGTTCATCCGCCCCGTCTTCTGCGCCCCGGAAACGGTGGTCCGGGAGACGATCCAGCGGGAACTCGGCCACGTCGACCCCGACCGTGTCGCCTACGGCCTCTCCGAGAGCACCTTCATCGACCCGGAGCACCCGGCGGGCCTCCCCGTGGAAACCCCGGACGACCACGGCAGGGTCGACCCGACGGCGGTACCCGCCGCGGCGGCCCTCGGGATCCGGGCCGTCCGGCTCGGTCACGCCGACATGCTGGTGGGCGGGGCCTCCCTGACCCCGCGGGAGTTTCTGCGCCCGGCCCTCGCCGAACTGGCCGCCCGGGACGTGACCGCGGAAATCGCCCTTTTTGTCCTGCCCGACGAACACCCCATGGACATCTACCCCGGCAACGTGGTCGTCCTCGGGGACGTGGGTGTCAACGACCAGCCCACCCCAGAGGAACTGGCGGCGCTGGCGGTGGAGATCTGCGCCGAGGCGAGGGAACTCCTGCCGGAGGACCCCTGGCCCTTCATCCGGGGGGCCATCATCTCCTATTCCCACAAGGGTTCCGACGACGGCCCCTCCCCCGAGACCGTCCGGAGGGCCATGGAGATCGTCCCGGAGATCCTGCGGGACCGGGCGAAGGAGGACCCGCGGCTGGCCTCCATCCGCATCGAGTGGGAGGCGAAGATCAACGTGGTGCTCTCGCCCCGTTCGGCTGCCTGCTACGGCCGCGACGCGGAGTGGCGCGGCGGGGTCAACGCCCTGATCCTGCCCAACCTCGACATGGGCAACGTGCTGGCCAACCTCTACTCCATCCGCTTCCCCACGGCCCACAAGTTATCCGTGGTGGTGGGGACCGACCAGCGGCTCGTGAACCTCTGCATGGACTGCACCACCGAGGACGTCCGCCTCTCCGTCAAGGCGGCGGTGCTGAGGCTGTTCCAGTCGGGGGAATGGGAGATCACCCCCAAGGACACCTTCTTCCCCCGCCACCGGATCCTGGCCATCAACCCCGGCTCCACCTCCACCAAGATCAGCGTGTACGAGGGCGAGACCGAGGCGTTCACCGTGGAACTTCAGCACTCCGCCGAGGAGTTGGCGCCCTTCGAGGGGCAGAGCATCACCGCCCAGTACGCCTTCCGCAAGGAGGTTATCCTCAAAGCCTTGCAGGAAAACGGCTTCACCCTGGACGACATCGCGGCCGTCTCGGCCCGCGGCGGGTTGATCCGGCCGGTCCCCCACGGGACCCTGCGCGTCAATCCGGCCATGCTGGAGGACCTGGCGTCCGGGATCGGGGGAGAGCACGCCTCCAACCTCGGGGCGCCCATCGCCGCCGAACTGGTGGGGCAGACCGGAAAGCCGGCCTTCATCGTGGACCCGGTGGTGGTGGACGAGGTCCCGGAACGGTACCGGATCACGGGGTTCAAGTGCATCCGCCGCAAGGTGGTCAGCCACGCCCTGAACCAGATCGCGTCCGCACGGCGCTACGCCGAGGAAAACGAGACCTTCTACGAGCGGCTGAACCTCATCGTGGCCCACATGGGCGGCGGGATCACCGTCGGCGCCCACAAGAAGGGGCACTACATCGACGTCAACAACGGCCTGGACGGCGAGGGGCCCTTCACGCCCCAGCGTTCCGGCTCGCTGCCCGTGGGCCAGCTCATCGACCTCTGCTTCTCGGGGACCTACTCCAAGGCCGACCTGAAGAAACTCAACAAGGGGCGCGGCGGGCTCATCGACCTCCTCGGCACCGCCGACCTCCGCGAGGTGGAACGTCGGGTGGCGGAAGGCGACGCCGAGGCCGGCGCGGTCTTCGAGGCCATGGCCTACCAGATCGCGAAGTGGGCCACCTGCCTGCTGCCCGCCTTCGACGGCGAGCCCGTGGACCGCATCATCCTCACCGGCGGCATGGCCCGCTGCAAGCCCCTGGTGGCCAAGATCACGAAGTACGTCGCCGCGGTGGGCTGCGGGGTCACCGTCTACCCCGGCGAGAACGAGATGCACGCCCTGGCCAAGGGCGCCCTCCGCGTCCTCACCGGCAAGGAGGACGCGAGGGTCTACGGCGCCTGA
- a CDS encoding DMT family transporter yields MGKNLVKGLTYGVLSALFGAYPYIFFHVALENNAMTTAFFCLAYHLFAAVYLLGYLSARRQFHDLKVPRALRPGILLMGGLEFLSVWSLFSAMRIMDPTLVSFFNNSQTLFIILLGALILGERFNATESLGTLVALSGVVMISYKSGAPVKIGMLLTVTSALLFSCTVILVKKKLEAVSPLALAFYRALTITACFGVVCGVGGMRMPAEAGLLAPIAAGALFGPFLNILFYFGALKHLDASKTSLIRSVLPVFVLVNAMVFLHMVPLPMQLVGGCIIIVGLWILVTGREQAETTRTGA; encoded by the coding sequence ATGGGAAAAAACCTGGTCAAGGGGTTGACGTACGGGGTCCTTTCGGCCCTTTTCGGCGCCTACCCCTACATCTTCTTCCACGTGGCCCTGGAGAACAACGCGATGACCACCGCGTTCTTCTGCCTCGCCTACCACCTCTTCGCGGCCGTCTACCTCCTCGGCTACCTGTCGGCCCGCCGGCAGTTTCACGACCTGAAGGTGCCCCGCGCCCTCAGGCCCGGCATCCTCCTCATGGGCGGGCTGGAGTTCCTCAGCGTCTGGTCGCTGTTCTCCGCCATGAGAATCATGGACCCCACCCTGGTCTCCTTCTTCAACAACTCCCAGACCCTTTTCATCATCCTCCTCGGGGCCCTGATCCTCGGGGAGCGCTTCAATGCCACGGAGTCCCTGGGCACCCTCGTCGCCCTCTCCGGGGTGGTCATGATCTCCTACAAGTCCGGCGCCCCCGTCAAGATCGGGATGCTGCTCACCGTCACGTCGGCCCTGCTCTTCTCGTGCACCGTGATCCTGGTGAAGAAGAAGCTGGAGGCGGTCTCCCCCCTGGCCCTGGCCTTCTACCGGGCCCTGACCATCACCGCCTGCTTCGGCGTCGTCTGCGGCGTGGGCGGGATGCGCATGCCCGCGGAGGCCGGCCTCCTCGCCCCCATCGCCGCCGGCGCCCTCTTCGGCCCCTTCCTCAACATCCTCTTCTATTTCGGGGCCCTCAAGCACCTGGACGCCTCGAAAACCTCCCTGATCCGGTCGGTGCTGCCAGTCTTCGTCCTCGTCAACGCCATGGTCTTCCTGCACATGGTCCCCCTCCCCATGCAGCTCGTCGGGGGCTGCATCATCATCGTCGGCCTCTGGATCCTCGTCACGGGGCGGGAACAGGCCGAAACCACCCGGACCGGCGCCTGA
- the prmC gene encoding peptide chain release factor N(5)-glutamine methyltransferase: MTPPAWTLRDCLREGERQLDLAGVDHPRFDAEYLLVQTLGVDRAVLAADPGRPCPAAAREAFLGAVRRRAAREPVQYILGRCHFWRDVFRVTPDVLIPRPETELLVEIGLECLRGRTTPRVLDLAAGSGCVGLSLARSLPGAVVFASDLSPAALRVADENARRLGFRDRWHPVAADGLSPWRDAARWDYIASNPPYIPEAEWGSLPPEVAHWEPRSALAGGEDGLAYYRRWLPAGLPFLTPGGALALEIGAGQWAALQSLAAALGCGVECRPDLAGVPRVVIVRP; this comes from the coding sequence ATGACCCCGCCCGCCTGGACGCTCCGGGATTGCCTGAGGGAAGGTGAGCGGCAACTGGACCTGGCCGGGGTCGACCACCCTCGTTTCGACGCCGAGTACCTCCTGGTGCAGACCCTCGGGGTCGATCGGGCCGTCCTGGCGGCGGACCCCGGCCGCCCTTGCCCGGCCGCCGCCCGGGAGGCCTTTCTCGGCGCGGTCCGGCGCCGGGCCGCACGGGAGCCGGTCCAGTACATCCTCGGACGTTGTCACTTCTGGAGGGATGTCTTCCGGGTCACGCCCGACGTGCTGATCCCCCGCCCCGAGACGGAACTCCTGGTGGAAATCGGCCTCGAGTGCCTTCGGGGCCGCACCACCCCCCGGGTCCTCGACCTGGCGGCCGGGAGCGGGTGCGTGGGGCTCAGCCTCGCCCGCAGCCTCCCCGGGGCCGTGGTGTTCGCCTCGGACCTCTCGCCGGCAGCCCTCCGGGTGGCCGACGAAAACGCCCGGCGCCTGGGCTTCCGCGACCGCTGGCACCCCGTCGCGGCGGACGGCCTCTCGCCCTGGCGCGACGCGGCCCGGTGGGACTACATCGCCTCCAACCCGCCGTATATCCCCGAGGCCGAGTGGGGGAGCCTTCCGCCCGAGGTGGCCCACTGGGAACCGCGGTCCGCCTTGGCGGGCGGCGAGGACGGCCTCGCGTACTACCGGCGGTGGCTCCCCGCCGGCCTGCCCTTCCTGACGCCGGGGGGCGCCCTCGCCCTGGAGATCGGCGCCGGCCAGTGGGCGGCTTTGCAGTCCCTCGCCGCCGCCCTCGGGTGCGGGGTCGAGTGCCGGCCCGACCTCGCCGGCGTCCCCCGGGTGGTGATCGTCAGGCCCTGA
- a CDS encoding KamA family radical SAM protein, with protein MEQEIALVEAEPPECRESSDPADEEPPGSSTYPSTCRNTPFVSTPSPDTTIRLTRRAGTFLRRHFPGVTPERWNDWRWQVANRFRGPEAIGRVLRLSPGEQAAIDCRGDRLPFGITPYYASLLDPDDPGQPLRKSVVPTREEFSLSPGEMPDPLAEDADSPVPGLVHRYPDRVLFLVTEFCSTYCRYCTRSRIVGRHAPCESGPDRWEAALRYIAGHPEIRDVLLSGGDPLTLPDDRLNDLLRRLRRIPHVEIIRLGTKVPAVLPQRVTRDLVRVLRRYHPLYLSVHFTHPDELTPETARACRRLANAGIPLGSQTVLLAGVNDDLGTMRRLMQGLLRFRVRPYYLYQCDPIPGSAHFRTPTARGLEIIRGLRGHTSGYAVPTYVVDAPGGGGKIPLLPDYVEHHGDGELVLRNYRGDRFTYPDVSDAC; from the coding sequence ATGGAGCAAGAGATCGCACTCGTCGAAGCCGAACCTCCGGAGTGCCGGGAAAGTTCCGACCCGGCAGACGAAGAGCCTCCGGGGAGTTCGACATACCCCTCAACCTGCCGTAACACCCCTTTCGTTTCAACCCCCTCCCCCGACACGACAATTCGGCTTACCCGCCGGGCGGGCACGTTTCTTCGCCGCCACTTTCCCGGGGTCACCCCCGAACGCTGGAACGACTGGCGCTGGCAGGTGGCCAACCGCTTCCGCGGCCCCGAGGCGATCGGCCGGGTCCTCCGCCTCTCCCCGGGCGAGCAGGCGGCGATCGATTGCCGGGGGGACCGGCTCCCCTTCGGCATCACGCCCTATTACGCCTCGCTGCTGGACCCGGACGACCCGGGACAGCCCCTCCGGAAGAGCGTGGTCCCCACGCGGGAGGAGTTCTCCCTCTCCCCCGGGGAGATGCCGGACCCGCTCGCGGAGGACGCGGACAGTCCCGTCCCCGGCCTGGTCCACCGCTACCCCGACCGGGTGCTCTTCCTGGTGACGGAGTTCTGCTCCACCTATTGCCGGTACTGCACCCGGTCCCGGATCGTGGGCCGCCACGCTCCCTGCGAGTCCGGGCCGGACCGCTGGGAAGCGGCGCTCCGCTACATCGCCGGCCACCCCGAGATCCGGGACGTCCTGCTTTCCGGCGGAGACCCCCTGACCCTGCCGGACGACCGGCTGAACGACCTGCTCCGGCGTCTCCGCCGGATCCCCCACGTGGAGATCATCCGCCTGGGCACGAAGGTCCCCGCGGTTCTCCCGCAGCGCGTCACCCGGGACCTGGTCCGCGTCCTTCGCCGTTACCACCCGCTCTATCTGAGCGTGCACTTCACCCACCCCGACGAACTGACCCCGGAAACCGCCCGGGCCTGCCGGAGGCTCGCGAACGCGGGCATCCCCCTGGGCAGCCAGACGGTCCTCCTGGCCGGCGTCAACGACGACCTCGGCACCATGCGGCGCCTGATGCAGGGCCTGCTCCGGTTCCGGGTCCGGCCGTACTACCTCTACCAGTGCGACCCGATCCCCGGCTCCGCGCACTTCCGGACCCCGACCGCCCGGGGGCTCGAGATCATCCGGGGGCTCCGCGGGCACACCAGCGGCTACGCCGTGCCCACCTACGTGGTGGACGCGCCGGGCGGGGGCGGCAAGATCCCCCTCCTCCCCGACTACGTCGAACACCACGGGGACGGGGAACTGGTCCTGCGCAACTACCGGGGTGACCGGTTCACCTACCCCGACGTGAGCGACGCCTGCTGA
- a CDS encoding protein kinase, whose product MPRPDDKIGPYVLVRRLGQGGFGEVWLAENRTPLAVSRCALKLPLVDRPDLDEIRKEATLWERAKGHPNVLPIIEANIYDGQVVIVSEFAEEGTLQDRLDAWGGRAPDTATAVDLALGILSGLAHLHGRGILHRDLKPQNIMTQGDSPRIADFGLARVLAGSARTNRLSGTLAYMAPEAFKGERTERTDLWSVAVMLHQLLTGSLPFPYADLTRLFAAIVSEPPQPLPDTFPPALRAVLATALSRDPAGRYPSAVAMREALGSAVGVFLSGSGARLLPGMPAPAPGVHDGQTRRFDGRAPVEGTTLAPPGSPAGPGAATTVVGSPYPAGSGTGPGAMPAAPPALAPVPSGFTTKSLVDASSGVTLPMPPPLPMPPPPPPSPGVPFFPSPARPPGKPGSRALPVTLIAVATLGSVIGIALLISSPSGKGETTPPPTGPVSSPGSALMSAAAAPSDTPAQPATRSTPAKTRRSAPSSTARGSSRPEDDGPAQGTEPEVISKGPFRVVISPPGLKPPPRGRGEGGKKHGGKR is encoded by the coding sequence GTGCCCCGCCCTGACGACAAGATCGGACCCTACGTCCTGGTCAGACGCCTTGGACAGGGAGGCTTCGGCGAAGTGTGGCTCGCCGAGAACCGGACCCCGCTCGCCGTCAGCCGCTGCGCGCTGAAGCTGCCCCTGGTGGACCGGCCCGACCTGGACGAGATCCGAAAGGAGGCGACCCTCTGGGAACGGGCCAAGGGGCACCCCAACGTGCTGCCCATCATCGAGGCCAACATCTACGACGGCCAAGTGGTGATCGTCAGTGAATTCGCCGAGGAAGGGACTTTGCAGGACCGACTGGATGCCTGGGGCGGCCGGGCGCCTGACACCGCCACCGCCGTGGACCTGGCCCTGGGCATCCTGAGCGGTCTCGCCCACCTCCACGGGCGGGGAATCCTGCACCGCGACCTGAAACCCCAGAACATCATGACGCAGGGGGATTCCCCCCGCATTGCCGACTTCGGGCTGGCGCGGGTGCTGGCCGGTTCGGCACGGACCAACCGCCTGAGCGGGACCCTCGCGTACATGGCCCCCGAGGCCTTCAAAGGCGAGCGCACGGAGCGGACGGACCTGTGGTCGGTGGCCGTGATGCTGCACCAGCTTCTCACGGGGTCCCTGCCCTTCCCCTACGCCGACCTGACGCGGCTCTTCGCCGCCATCGTGAGCGAGCCGCCCCAACCGCTGCCCGACACCTTTCCGCCGGCTTTGAGAGCCGTGCTGGCGACGGCACTGTCCCGGGACCCCGCCGGACGCTACCCGTCGGCCGTCGCCATGCGGGAGGCCCTCGGCAGCGCCGTGGGGGTCTTCCTCTCCGGTTCGGGGGCGAGACTCCTGCCGGGGATGCCGGCCCCGGCCCCTGGCGTCCATGACGGTCAGACCCGCCGGTTCGACGGGCGGGCGCCGGTTGAGGGCACGACCCTGGCGCCCCCCGGTTCACCGGCCGGCCCGGGTGCGGCCACCACGGTGGTCGGGAGCCCTTATCCCGCAGGGTCAGGCACCGGCCCCGGGGCGATGCCGGCAGCGCCCCCCGCCTTGGCCCCGGTCCCGTCGGGGTTCACGACGAAAAGCCTCGTGGACGCCTCCTCCGGCGTCACGCTCCCGATGCCCCCTCCACTCCCGATGCCCCCCCCGCCCCCGCCCTCCCCCGGCGTCCCGTTCTTCCCTTCCCCGGCCCGCCCGCCCGGAAAACCGGGAAGCCGGGCACTGCCGGTGACCCTGATCGCCGTCGCCACCCTGGGGTCGGTCATCGGGATCGCCCTGCTGATATCCTCCCCTTCGGGGAAGGGGGAGACCACCCCCCCGCCCACGGGCCCCGTGAGCAGTCCGGGCTCCGCCCTGATGTCCGCCGCCGCGGCCCCTTCCGACACCCCGGCCCAACCGGCCACCCGGAGCACCCCCGCAAAAACCCGGCGAAGTGCGCCGTCTTCCACGGCCCGAGGCTCCAGCCGCCCCGAAGACGATGGACCCGCTCAGGGAACGGAGCCGGAGGTGATTTCTAAGGGCCCGTTCCGGGTCGTCATCTCCCCGCCCGGGCTCAAACCTCCCCCCCGAGGCCGGGGCGAGGGCGGAAAGAAGCACGGCGGAAAACGATGA
- a CDS encoding insulinase family protein, which produces MKPVRNFLFVWTAILTVTLTASGCSKAPGTAPSAATAPAPSAGPVTFTLPNGLEVTLRPVAGADQAALVVVYDVGEGHDPAGKSGLSHLAEHCYVTAAPAGGKARGFEAIMARYPAGFNAQTGVDYTVFATVFPAARLTAELDDAAARMASVAVTPADLTREVPRLCEELGNMYGNMPPLGALNLARALVCPSPSGGRKGGIEAQVSSLAPADVQGHLDRFYKPVNAHLVLAGALRPDEARKLVTERFGGIAAGEKAPVVTVAAPAVGNGVSVDIERPLPAGGAAAPAGPGAAVGCAAVAVRAPRPSEPDYAAFLAAAARLFERANPPGGSTPVRVICAILDDPDVLVVQKDLAPGERPEKAYAGIDAFLAAALGPPFAEADRVRVRNFFGFLLGLMPLPDGALAQNLYGVAFGLAMGRKLGLDPGRLNAALDALDEAKFRAAVTARFAPDRRGRAVVTLP; this is translated from the coding sequence ATGAAACCCGTCCGGAATTTCCTGTTTGTTTGGACCGCCATCCTGACCGTCACCCTGACGGCCTCGGGGTGTTCGAAGGCGCCCGGGACCGCGCCGAGCGCGGCCACGGCGCCGGCCCCTTCCGCCGGCCCGGTGACCTTCACCCTGCCCAACGGTCTCGAGGTCACCCTCCGCCCCGTTGCCGGGGCGGACCAGGCGGCTCTCGTCGTCGTCTACGACGTGGGGGAGGGTCATGACCCCGCAGGGAAGTCCGGGCTGTCCCACCTGGCGGAGCACTGCTATGTCACCGCGGCGCCGGCTGGCGGGAAAGCGCGCGGCTTCGAGGCGATCATGGCCCGTTACCCGGCCGGTTTCAACGCCCAGACGGGGGTGGACTACACGGTGTTCGCCACGGTCTTCCCCGCTGCCCGGCTCACGGCGGAACTCGACGACGCCGCGGCCCGGATGGCGTCCGTCGCCGTCACCCCGGCGGATTTGACCCGGGAAGTCCCCCGCCTGTGCGAGGAACTGGGGAACATGTACGGGAACATGCCCCCCCTCGGCGCCCTGAACCTGGCCCGGGCGCTGGTCTGCCCTTCGCCGTCCGGGGGCCGCAAGGGCGGCATCGAAGCCCAGGTGTCCTCCCTGGCCCCCGCGGACGTGCAGGGGCACCTCGACCGTTTCTACAAGCCCGTCAACGCGCACCTCGTCCTCGCGGGCGCCCTCCGCCCCGACGAGGCCCGCAAGCTCGTCACGGAGCGCTTCGGCGGGATCGCCGCCGGGGAGAAGGCCCCGGTTGTCACGGTGGCCGCTCCAGCCGTCGGGAACGGGGTGAGCGTGGACATCGAGCGCCCGCTCCCCGCGGGTGGGGCAGCAGCCCCCGCCGGCCCGGGCGCCGCCGTTGGATGCGCAGCGGTTGCCGTCCGGGCGCCTCGGCCTTCCGAGCCGGACTACGCCGCGTTCCTGGCCGCCGCCGCCCGGCTCTTCGAGCGCGCGAACCCGCCGGGGGGAAGCACCCCGGTCCGGGTCATCTGCGCAATACTCGACGACCCGGACGTCCTGGTGGTCCAGAAGGACCTGGCGCCGGGCGAGCGCCCGGAGAAGGCGTACGCGGGCATCGACGCCTTCCTCGCGGCCGCGCTGGGTCCGCCCTTCGCCGAGGCCGACCGGGTGCGGGTGAGGAACTTCTTCGGTTTCCTGCTGGGGTTGATGCCGCTGCCGGACGGCGCGCTGGCGCAGAACCTCTACGGGGTCGCCTTCGGCCTCGCCATGGGGAGGAAGCTGGGCCTGGACCCCGGCCGCCTCAACGCGGCCCTGGACGCCCTCGACGAAGCGAAGTTCCGCGCCGCCGTCACCGCCCGCTTCGCCCCGGACCGCCGCGGCCGGGCCGTGGTCACTTTGCCGTGA
- a CDS encoding D-alanine--D-alanine ligase — translation MKVVILHGHIPPDAAADELDTLEEAAAVEAALRRLGHETSRLEFTLDLRRAADALRQAHPDVVFNLVESVEGSGRLAHLAPGLLEYLRVPFTGGSAESLLLTGDKVLAKRFMAAFGVPTPAWVTALDAESAWCYPPYIVKSVWEHASIGLGPESILHEERELKAFRAARKGGADEWFAERYIEGREFNLSVLGDRGTPRVLPPAEMTFRDFPPGKPRIVDYAAKWDAGSFEYANTVRSFDFPPEDRGLLETLEGIARRCWTVFGLSGYARVDFRVEEGGRPWVLEVNVNPCISPDAGFAVAAKRAGLDFDAVVDRLVREPLRSTSP, via the coding sequence ATGAAGGTCGTCATCCTCCACGGGCACATCCCGCCCGACGCCGCCGCGGACGAACTGGACACCCTGGAGGAGGCGGCCGCGGTGGAAGCCGCCCTCCGTCGCCTCGGCCACGAGACCTCCCGCCTGGAGTTCACCCTGGACCTGCGGCGGGCGGCGGACGCGCTCCGACAGGCACACCCCGACGTGGTCTTCAACCTGGTGGAGTCCGTGGAAGGGTCCGGCCGTCTCGCCCACCTGGCGCCCGGCCTCCTGGAGTACTTGCGGGTCCCCTTCACGGGCGGGTCCGCGGAGTCGCTCCTGCTGACCGGGGACAAGGTCCTGGCCAAGCGCTTCATGGCGGCCTTCGGTGTCCCCACGCCCGCCTGGGTCACGGCCCTCGACGCGGAAAGCGCGTGGTGCTACCCCCCCTACATCGTGAAGTCGGTGTGGGAACATGCGTCCATCGGCCTGGGGCCCGAATCCATCCTCCACGAGGAGCGGGAGCTGAAGGCCTTCCGGGCGGCGAGGAAAGGCGGGGCGGACGAGTGGTTCGCCGAGCGCTACATCGAGGGGCGGGAGTTCAACCTCTCGGTCCTCGGTGACCGCGGCACGCCCCGGGTCCTGCCCCCGGCCGAGATGACCTTTCGGGACTTCCCCCCCGGCAAACCCCGGATCGTGGACTACGCCGCGAAGTGGGACGCCGGCTCCTTCGAGTACGCCAACACCGTCCGGAGCTTCGACTTCCCCCCGGAAGACCGGGGCCTCCTGGAAACGCTCGAGGGAATCGCCCGCCGCTGCTGGACGGTGTTCGGCCTGAGCGGTTACGCCCGCGTGGATTTCCGGGTGGAGGAGGGCGGCCGCCCCTGGGTGCTCGAGGTCAACGTCAACCCCTGCATCTCCCCCGACGCGGGGTTCGCCGTGGCGGCGAAGCGGGCCGGCCTCGATTTCGACGCCGTCGTCGACCGCCTCGTGCGGGAGCCCCTCCGCTCAACCTCCCCCTGA
- the rbfA gene encoding 30S ribosome-binding factor RbfA — MREKGYRQTRMQELIFEEVASIVPLEMQDPRVMNCRVTRVELSGDFKSCRVLFVDPGAPDGGKGSEAALNHAAAFVAARVLEYLPMKGTPKFHFVYDHATEEAERLEALFEKIAHPHPDEGPEPDHSGS; from the coding sequence ATGAGGGAAAAAGGATACCGCCAGACCCGCATGCAGGAGTTGATCTTCGAGGAGGTGGCCTCCATCGTCCCCCTGGAGATGCAGGACCCCCGGGTGATGAACTGCCGCGTCACCCGGGTCGAGCTGTCCGGCGACTTCAAGTCGTGCCGGGTGCTCTTCGTGGACCCCGGCGCCCCCGACGGGGGGAAGGGGTCGGAGGCGGCCCTCAACCACGCCGCGGCCTTCGTGGCGGCTCGGGTCCTCGAGTACCTGCCCATGAAGGGCACGCCGAAGTTCCACTTCGTCTACGACCACGCCACCGAGGAGGCGGAGCGGCTCGAGGCCCTCTTCGAGAAGATCGCCCACCCGCACCCCGACGAGGGCCCCGAACCGGACCATTCTGGATCCTGA